Sequence from the Nymphaea colorata isolate Beijing-Zhang1983 chromosome 9, ASM883128v2, whole genome shotgun sequence genome:
AACTTAGAATACTTACCCTCCATGAGGAGGGAGTTTCACCGACAACACCTCTACACATTGTATGCGAGAAACAAAAACTACTTTTTTCCTTGCTTCATGAAACCTAGGTAGTTGTATGGTAAATCTTTTAACTTGAGTGTCGCACATGCCACCATTTATAATAAATGAAACCTAGGTAGTTGTATGGTAAATCTTTTAACTTGAGTGTCGCACATGCCACCATTTATAATAAATGAAACCTAGGTAGTTGTATGGTAAATCTTTTAACTTGAGTGTCGCACATACCAccatttataataaaaaaaaagtgatgccattaaaaatcaaattgaggATATGCTGTCTGCCTTTACATCTGTCAAGCTCACCCACATTCCAACTTCTAtatgtttattattattattttttttgggacTCTTGAGGACATTTATACTCGTTGTTTTTGAGGGTGAGATCTACCTCCAAGTTTGTTCCATCTATTTTCGTTCAGTGACATTTTTTCGCCAGAGACgaaaatcaaatttaatgttTATTTGCTTGATTGATCGTATTAATTGTGAGCATTAACTGCTAGCAACAACAACTGGTGGCATCAATGAACCCTATGCGTAAAGAGAAGCATTAATATCAGAAATTTGTTTGGCGCAATATTGTCCACTCTCTTAGGTTGATTTACATGTCTGTAGGTCCATAAAATTTCGAAAATGATTTGTTTTCTGAGCTTCTTTCAACTCCACGCAACAAAGCACAAGTTTTATGGCTTTGCCTCTCCGGCCTCCGGGATCTGGGCTTGTCGGTGGATCGGGTACGGGTATTGACAATTTGACCCGAAAACTGCCGCTTTGGACCCAAACATGAAAAATCCACTTAATCACTTAACCTTTCCatgtacataaaaaacaaaacattatCTTTACCTGAGCTTAAGAGCCGAATTTCAGAGATTCCCAGATTTGGATCCGGGTCTGCTCGTTGCCTGTTCAGACCCACTGGCAGCTTTGGACGTGCTTCAATCAACGGCTAAGTGGGTAGGTTGGGCGACCTCAGCAACTCTTGTTTTTTGTTCAGAAATTTAAcaaataaacattttgaaatctttAATAGACAGGCAGAGGTAGAAATTTGTAGCTGAGTTAGACCAACATCAaaatgtaaatgagaaaagtgCTACGAGTTATCAatataatatacaaaaataGTAACTTGTATGGTTTgtttgaacttgaaaaaaaaaaacaaaaagaaaaggcaagatTGCCAACACACAGGTAAAACTTGTAATGTtaacaaatttcaaatcaatcaatctgaaaacattttaaactaACAGGTTTGTCCGTTTATTTCTTTATCGTTGCTGCACTGCTCAACACTTCTACCCGACACTACAGTACCTCTCATTGGCAGGTGAAAATTTGAATCTCAATGTGACGGACACTCATCCATCTTCAACCTTTTCTTTCCATAAAAATATAACTGTTGGACTTGAAAGCACACCACAGAAGTACAACATTTCCAAACATTTCGAGAAGACAGACTGTAACCTGAGTCCTCTGCACAGCCGCAGTTACAAACGGTGAACCCTTCgccagaaattcaaaaattcacAACACTCCGGACAGTAAAGTAAAGTGATGGGCcaactgaattaaagtttcataAGAAATCGTTTGCGTAAGCAGAAACCAATCCTGTTGAGTGAAATCTTATTATGgaatgtgtttgtttttctctgAAGCAACTTCGGTACGAGCAGGTGAATGCCCAGGTGTTTTTAATTGCGTGtaagaaactaaaacaataGAACAAAAGCTTGGTGAGGACACGTACCGTCCTTGTCTTGGCTGAACTTGTGTCATATTCTCtgcttatatttttaatgtggGGAAGAAGGCCCCGTAACCTTTTGCTACTGTATTCGATACCCATTTTCATGGCGACGATAACATTTACAGTAAAGCTCTCGACGGCGATCCAACACACCGTTACTCCATGTTTGATGCAAAGACCCATACGTAATCATCCAAGATCCGTGTTGGGAGATCTGAACATAACGAAAAAATTAATACATTTGTTGGAACGCACAACTCCATGTTCTCCAAAGTTGTTTAGTTAGATATTCGCACTGACCGTAGCGGCAAATATTCTGATCCAGGGTTCTTGATTTGGTTGTTGCTTTCAAGGAAGGAGAATGTGGATCAACTTCTACTCTCAATGCTTTATTTGGTAGCTAGTTCATATAAAACCATggtaattttttattcaatCCTTCTAATGGTGGGGAGCCACCGGCAGTTAGTCGGGAAAGGATCGGATTTCTCTATTAATGTCCCGAACGCTGAGTCCTTTTAGCACTCTGCGATTGAATAATAAAattgtttggatttgaacttggtaTCAGAGTTCCTTCaaagtccaaatccaaattggaGGTTTGATACATATCAAACAAGTTCACTTCATCCAACAAGAGGATTCTAACTGTCCATGTAACAGTCGTAgttccttccctctctctttttttttgttcatatggtCCAGAGATGTGTTGGTACTAGATGGCGATATTTATACAAACATCCACTTAGACATAGGACCCATCTCATTTATAATACATGAGCATAGGCCCCCACATGCAGACATCGGAATAATGCATATTATGGATTCCAGCCGGCCCGATCGAACTACCACTCCGAATAGTGTGAGAATTGATGATATCTTGATCCAATACTACTTACATCCCAACAGTTGATTAATACATGCTAAAAGGAAAGATTTAATCGGAGTTCATAATTAAATATTGTGAAAGGACAACTCTTGATACGCTCAAATTTCAGATCTAAAGATGTGACGTGACATGGGATGCGACTCATAACCGAAACATTCAATAGGTCCGGGACCATCAACCCCAGGACCCGATTTGGTATGAGCACATCACAAAAAGCAAAGCTTATCAAACAAAGGTCCATGAACAGTCATGAAGACACATAAGcctttcaattttcatattgaGAAAAGGTCGGATTTAAGATTTAAGATGTGTGGCTCTCGGACCTTAAACCAGATGTCGGTCATCAATTAACCTATCCAATCATTGAGGCTATGTTTGATGGCTTCGGATCTCTTGTCGGCGAGTCTAGTAAGCAGTAGATTTCTCAATCGCGGATCTGTCCAGATCCATATTTTTAAGATCTGTGCCGATCTCAGCCCCCCTGGGATCTAAGATCCAATTGTATCAAACATATTCTTTGAGAGCACATGAATGATGATATTTTGGACTCTCTGCCCTAATCTaggcagatttttttttaaggatcCAAGGTTCGGGGATCCAAAGTCATCACCTTTAACTTTATCTGAACCTTCACAAGGACTCTTGGAACCCACCTTGTCCTTGGCATATGAAAGTTCGATTATTGGCCTGGAAAAGAGACCTCTCGATTCCCGAGACATCCAGTTGAATGGATTAAATCTTGCTCTTAGGCTCTCTTTAGCAACCTTATATCTGAGAAATTTTGGTTCTAAGAAACACTGGTTCGAGAATAAATTCTCAGATTTCAACTGATCTCCTCTTTTACATGTGACAGTGAGGATTTGAGATCCCTATCCTTCTGCAGCAGATATGAAATCCTTGAATGTAGATTGGCAAAAGTAAGTAAAAACACTAAACTATATTGAAACTGTATATTTTCTAAATTGTATGCCGCACATCAATAcaaaatacatacatacatacatacatatatatataagtaaaccATAGTAGTTCCAGTGACTTAAGAGGGCACTTGAATACTTCAGGTCTTGGACATGAGATGAGATGAGATCTGTGGAGGTTAGATCTTAGGAGTTCAGATCTGGGTTTTTTGATAAGGATATGAAATCTTTCGTTTGAAAGATGTAGCACATGTATTTGTAAACATGCGACATGCAACCCACTTCCTCCCACTTTGAAATCCAAAAAGTTGAAGTGTAATGGagatcttaaatccattttTCTCAATTCTTTGCTTGCTAGAATTGTAGATCTAAGGTGAGCTGATGTTGAATTGGACTCTCCAATCTAAGGCGTGGATTCAATCGGTTTGAATTTCCTCTCATTGTTCTGCCGCACGCCATGCCTCGATATGCGGAAGGAAATATCCCTTTCCATGCAGCGTTTCTAGTTCTATCATACATAAATATCCACTTAATATACCTGCATTTTTGTGAAGATCGAGTAGAAAGACATTTTTTCCAAGATACTGCAAGATTTCTGTGCTGACATTTTCTGGATCTCATTACGATCATATCATCATACAAACAAAACAATGGTCTGCGACTCGGAAAGATgtttccatttttaattttctattgGGCTCGCTTTATATAAATCTAGCTTGCTTTTGTGGTATGAAAAGATGTTAGGTGGAGAATCACATTTGCTTTTCTACCAGCCAGCGGTGGGTGGTGGTGCTCTTCTCATGCTCATTCCTTGCCCTTCAAGCTGAAGAAATGCTTTTTCTGCTCCTTTCTAGAACGTCTGCATGTCAACTAATACAATGGTGCAAATCTTAGGGGGGATTGATGCTGACGGCGCCGCTGCTCGAACTAGTGACTTGCTGCTTACCAGCCACTGACTTGgaaggtgtgcacaacctcctcGAACCCACTAATCTAAAAAGAAACCGGATTTTTTGCGCCGACAGTGCAACATAAACAAAGATTAGGTAATTGGATGTGAAAAAATAGGATGCAACTCAGACCTGGTTGGGAAGCCTAAACCAAAACCACATGCAGTTAATAATAAGAGTAGGATTTAATTGGCAGGCTTTTGAAATTTCAGGCAGATGGAGCATAAATTAAGCAGCTGTGAATCTTTAATCACTTGCGGATGCCTTTACAACATATATGCGCATCAAAAGCTGGCAGCTGGTAAACAATAGATGATGATGGCATTAATTTTGACGTCcttgttttgcttttgatttgaTTGCTGCGAGCCTGAGAAGCAGAAGTGATCGTGAAACGCCGTTCGGGTGCCTGCTTTTTATCCGTCATCTCGATCACCATCCTCATTTTCTGTCTTGGGTTGATTCTGTTTTATCCTTCAATAGTACTTCAAGCAGAAAAAATGTTGAGTTAGTGTTCGGTTTTTACCAGTTCGACATGGGAATCGTTTGTTTTTCAGAGTTGTTCTTGTGAGTCGCAAGTTGAAGATGAAAGAGCCCCTgtgaaaaatgacaaactttgAGCATCTTATTTGCCTGATTTTTACAATACGGACCGTttgattttgaaagaaaatgatttagCTAATTTTTAGCATTAAAAGGGAATTTTCGGTCGTTGACGAGTCTATTGTTGTCCTGATCTCGGGAGAGGGGGCCAATATTGTAATTGGGAATGATTTGGCGATCGGTGGAGTGTCCCTCTCTTCCCAACGCGCTCCTTTTGTCCTACTCTTACTCATGCCCCCGCGTGGGGCCCGCACCCAACCTACCTCCCTCCCCTGGGTCCCGTTACATGACCGTTGTGTAATTCTCTGTaaacaaaattatttgtttttggtTTAATACAAATAATTTCATGGAACGAGCGGCTATTAAACTCTTCCAACAAAATCGGACCGTTGGCTCGCATCCAGATGAAGGCTGCAGCGCAGAGACCGCTCTCcggtaaaaacaaaaaacaaaagaaaaaagaaaaaattctgaTAAAATGCAAAACTAATTGATTCAGGTTGCCACGTTAGGCAGAATTACAGAGTTTTGCTCATCGGGCTGTGGGACCCACACTCTTCCCCCCCTCATATTGAGATCCAACGGTGCAATTCCTGTTTTTCTTTCCAATGATGTCCAATTAGAAGGTCACATGCGCTGTGGGCCCCGCTGACAGGTCGCGCACAGGCCATTGGTCCTTTGTCTTCCTCCCCCACTTTACTCTCTCGCTCTCTGCAAATTTTCTATAGTACACATTGTCTGTCATTCTCCCAATAAATAACGCTCgttgttgctctctctctctacaaataACACCGACGCCCTCATTTCTCTCCGCACAGCCTGGACTCTGGACTCTTCTCCTTCCCGGTATCTGGCGGAGTGTGTGGGAGGGTAGACTGTTGCTAGAGAGAAGGGAAAGTGAGAGAGGGAAGGCAGAGGCAAgcaagggagaaggagaagatggTGCAGTCTACGAGAGCTAGAGTTAGGGTTATGGTTCTGGTGCTCACGTTGGCCTGCATTATAGTGGGTGCCACTGCCGCCGGCCAGGCACCGGCCGCTGCGCCGACCACCTCCGCACCACCTCCGACTACCTCCTCCCCACCCCCGACCACCTCATCACCACCCCCCACCACTACGCCACCAGCATCTTCGCCATCAAAACCCGTCGCCCCGTCTCCCAAACCTGTTGCCCCCGCCGCCTCGCCTCCCGCTAAAGCACCAGTAGCCTCTACACCACCTGTAGCCGCTCCTACCGCTGCGCCACCCACACCGACAGCTCCCATTGCCGCACCGCCTACTCCGGTAGCTCCCGTCGTTGCACCCACCACCCCTCCTCCGGTCGCCTCACCTCCTGCCCCTGTTCCGGTTGCCTCCCCTCCGGCGCCTGTGCCTGTAGCTTCCCCGCCCGCACCTGTGCCCGTGAGCTCAGCACCTGCGGTGACTCCGGCTCCTG
This genomic interval carries:
- the LOC116259987 gene encoding lysine-rich arabinogalactan protein 19-like; this translates as MVQSTRARVRVMVLVLTLACIIVGATAAGQAPAAAPTTSAPPPTTSSPPPTTSSPPPTTTPPASSPSKPVAPSPKPVAPAASPPAKAPVASTPPVAAPTAAPPTPTAPIAAPPTPVAPVVAPTTPPPVASPPAPVPVASPPAPVPVASPPAPVPVSSAPAVTPAPASAPPSKAPAPSKKKLKHKKSSPAPSPLAVSPPAPPLAPGPSQDLSSPNSSPDTSGAEGMMGVKKMVFASILALVCGLAVIA